The following coding sequences are from one Bradyrhizobium sp. 200 window:
- a CDS encoding ABC transporter substrate-binding protein: MKTVRFVFALLALSLIAPWQSAKAADVICYNCPPEWADWASMLKAIKADLNYDIPHDNKNSGQALAQILAEKSNPVGDIGYFGVTFGMKAKAQDALEPYKPAKWDLVPAGLKDADGYWTTIHSGTLGLFVNKDALGGKPVPACWKDLLKPDYKGMVGYLDPSSAAVGYVGAVAINLALGGSETNFDPAINFFKDLRKNDPIVPKQTSYARVVSGEMPILFDYDFNAYRAKYSEKGNFEFVIPCEGSVVFPYVVGLVKNAPDKDKAKKVLDYLLSDKGQAIWTNAYLRPARPIDLPEAVKKKFLPDGDYARAKNVDWGQMENVQKGFVDRYLAEVR, from the coding sequence ATGAAGACCGTCCGTTTTGTATTTGCCTTGCTGGCGCTGTCGCTGATCGCGCCCTGGCAATCCGCCAAAGCGGCCGACGTCATCTGCTACAATTGCCCGCCGGAATGGGCGGACTGGGCTTCGATGCTCAAGGCGATCAAGGCCGATCTTAACTACGACATCCCGCACGACAACAAGAATTCCGGCCAGGCGCTGGCGCAGATCCTCGCCGAGAAGAGCAACCCGGTCGGCGATATCGGCTATTTCGGTGTCACCTTCGGCATGAAGGCCAAGGCGCAGGATGCGCTCGAGCCATACAAGCCGGCGAAATGGGACCTGGTCCCTGCCGGCTTGAAGGACGCCGACGGCTACTGGACCACGATCCATTCTGGCACGCTTGGCCTGTTCGTGAACAAGGACGCACTCGGCGGCAAGCCGGTGCCGGCCTGCTGGAAGGATCTCCTGAAGCCCGACTACAAGGGCATGGTCGGCTATCTCGATCCGTCGTCGGCCGCGGTCGGGTATGTCGGCGCGGTCGCGATCAATCTGGCGCTCGGTGGCTCCGAAACAAACTTCGATCCCGCGATCAATTTCTTCAAGGACCTGCGGAAGAACGATCCGATCGTTCCCAAGCAGACGTCCTACGCCCGCGTCGTCTCCGGCGAGATGCCGATCTTGTTCGACTATGATTTCAATGCCTATCGCGCGAAATATTCAGAAAAAGGCAATTTTGAATTCGTGATCCCCTGCGAGGGATCGGTGGTGTTTCCTTACGTCGTTGGCCTCGTCAAAAACGCACCCGACAAGGACAAGGCGAAGAAGGTGCTGGATTATCTTTTGTCCGACAAGGGACAGGCGATCTGGACCAACGCTTATCTCCGCCCCGCGCGGCCGATCGACCTGCCCGAGGCGGTGAAGAAGAAATTCCTGCCTGACGGCGACTATGCGCGCGCCAAGAACGTCGACTGGGGACAGATGGAAAACGTGCAAAAAGGCTTTGTCGACCGCTATCTCGCCGAGGTCCGCTGA
- a CDS encoding ABC transporter permease — MSHRSFVWLCLLPLAVVTAAFFLLPMARLVVTGAGGPQGLAGYLAILTEPRYRATLVNTVLLATATTLVTLIVATIAGMFLQRHRFPGRAVLIAMLTFPLAFPGVVVGFMIILLAGRQGLIGDFSNRLFGEKLVFAYSIYGLFLGYLYFSIPRVILTIMAAVQKLDVGLEEAARSLGAGPWAVQRDVVLPALAPAFVASGAIAFATAMGAFGTAFTLATNIDVLPMLIYTEFTLAANFATSAALSVGLGIITWLILALARSFSGSAVAAAG; from the coding sequence ATGTCACATAGGTCTTTTGTCTGGTTGTGCCTGCTGCCGCTTGCGGTAGTGACAGCGGCATTTTTCCTGCTGCCGATGGCGCGGCTCGTCGTAACCGGAGCAGGCGGACCGCAGGGGCTCGCGGGATATCTCGCGATCCTGACCGAGCCGCGCTACCGCGCGACGCTTGTCAACACGGTCCTGCTTGCCACCGCGACCACCCTTGTGACCCTGATCGTAGCGACGATCGCCGGAATGTTCCTGCAACGGCATCGTTTCCCCGGTCGCGCCGTCCTCATTGCGATGCTGACCTTTCCGCTGGCGTTTCCCGGCGTCGTGGTGGGCTTCATGATCATTCTCCTCGCCGGGCGGCAGGGCCTGATCGGCGATTTCTCCAACCGCCTGTTTGGCGAGAAGCTGGTCTTCGCCTATTCGATCTACGGCCTGTTTCTCGGCTATCTGTATTTCTCCATCCCGCGCGTCATTCTCACCATCATGGCCGCGGTCCAGAAGCTCGATGTCGGCCTGGAAGAAGCCGCGCGTTCGCTCGGCGCGGGCCCCTGGGCGGTGCAGCGCGATGTCGTTCTGCCGGCCCTGGCGCCGGCCTTCGTCGCCTCCGGTGCGATTGCCTTTGCAACCGCGATGGGGGCGTTCGGTACGGCGTTTACGTTGGCGACGAACATCGACGTGCTGCCGATGCTGATCTATACCGAGTTCACGCTGGCGGCGAATTTCGCCACATCGGCCGCGCTGTCGGTCGGACTTGGCATCATCACCTGGCTCATTCTTGCGCTCGCCCGTTCGTTCAGCGGAAGCGCCGTTGCGGCGGCTGGATGA
- a CDS encoding ABC transporter permease subunit, with protein MRDRLIFTGQFIFTLLVAGFLVVPAILSISAGVTVSYFRGIQSGVTLQWVVQVWELYAGTILLSFVVAFATLAVTLAAGVPAAYALHVRGGRLSRIVEEIITLPLAIPGLAIALALLLTYGGFGDFRRSWLFILAGHVIFTMPFMVRSVMAVFATVDIKTLDEGAASLGASPWRRFRDVIVPNAVPGILAGSLMVVTLSLGEFNLTWMLHTPLTKTLPIGLADSYASMRLEVASAYTLIFFVMIIPLLVAMQLFAEKEQKR; from the coding sequence ATGCGCGATCGCCTGATCTTCACCGGCCAGTTTATCTTCACCCTGCTGGTGGCCGGATTCCTGGTGGTGCCGGCGATCCTGTCGATCTCCGCCGGCGTCACGGTGAGCTACTTTCGCGGCATCCAGTCCGGCGTGACCCTGCAATGGGTCGTACAGGTATGGGAACTCTATGCCGGCACCATCCTCCTGTCATTCGTGGTCGCATTTGCGACTCTTGCGGTAACGCTCGCCGCAGGCGTTCCAGCCGCCTATGCCTTGCATGTGCGGGGAGGGCGCCTGTCGCGGATCGTCGAGGAAATCATCACGCTGCCGCTGGCGATCCCCGGTCTGGCCATCGCGCTGGCGCTGCTCCTGACCTACGGAGGTTTCGGCGATTTCCGCCGCTCCTGGTTATTCATTCTCGCAGGCCATGTCATCTTCACCATGCCCTTCATGGTGCGATCGGTCATGGCCGTGTTCGCGACCGTTGACATCAAGACGCTGGACGAGGGCGCGGCGTCGCTTGGCGCATCGCCGTGGCGGCGCTTCCGCGACGTGATCGTGCCCAACGCCGTGCCGGGAATATTGGCAGGCAGCCTGATGGTGGTGACGCTGTCGCTCGGTGAATTCAACCTGACCTGGATGCTGCACACGCCGTTGACCAAGACGCTGCCGATTGGCCTCGCCGACAGCTATGCCTCGATGCGGCTGGAAGTGGCCTCAGCCTATACGCTGATCTTCTTCGTGATGATCATCCCGCTGCTGGTTGCCATGCAATTGTTTGCCGAGAAGGAACAGAAGAGATGA
- a CDS encoding ABC transporter ATP-binding protein: MSAQAGHGASVHIEGCGKTFADGTRALEPATLEIARGETLVLLGPSGCGKTTMLRIIAGLEVPDTGGRVLFDGKDMTAVPIERRNVGMVFQSYALFPNMTVSDNIGYGLKIRGIPAKERAARVAELVALTNISGLESRRIDQLSGGQRQRVALARAVAIRPGILLLDEPLTALDAALRDRLRGELNRLLRALGITTIYVTHDQSEAMELGDRVVVMQKGAIAQIGTPREIYFTPRSRFVAEFIGAANIVEAAIEGGHLVLPGGRQPIHCDGDMPAAVAMIRPETIRVTAAGSASLSGTIDSVSFIGDRQRLVVSGASNRLLTVDAPNTLRARPGERIGLSISPDAVRLLPPEN; encoded by the coding sequence ATGAGTGCGCAGGCCGGACACGGCGCCTCGGTGCATATCGAGGGCTGCGGCAAGACCTTTGCCGACGGAACGCGCGCGCTCGAACCTGCAACGCTAGAGATCGCCCGTGGCGAAACGCTGGTGCTGCTCGGCCCCTCCGGCTGTGGCAAGACCACCATGCTGCGCATCATCGCAGGGCTCGAAGTGCCCGATACCGGCGGCAGGGTGCTGTTCGACGGCAAGGACATGACGGCGGTGCCGATCGAGCGGCGCAACGTCGGCATGGTATTCCAATCCTACGCGCTTTTTCCCAACATGACCGTATCGGACAATATCGGCTATGGTCTGAAGATCCGCGGGATACCGGCCAAGGAGCGGGCGGCACGCGTCGCCGAACTGGTGGCGCTGACCAATATCTCCGGGCTCGAGAGCCGCCGCATCGACCAGCTCTCCGGCGGGCAGCGTCAGAGGGTCGCGCTGGCGCGCGCCGTTGCGATCCGGCCGGGCATCCTGTTGCTCGACGAACCGCTGACGGCGCTCGATGCCGCGTTGCGCGACCGGCTGCGCGGCGAACTAAATCGTCTGCTCCGCGCGCTGGGCATCACTACGATCTACGTGACCCACGATCAGTCCGAGGCCATGGAGCTCGGCGATCGCGTCGTCGTCATGCAGAAGGGAGCGATTGCCCAGATCGGCACGCCGCGCGAGATCTACTTCACGCCGCGAAGTCGCTTTGTTGCCGAATTCATTGGCGCTGCGAATATTGTCGAAGCGGCCATCGAGGGCGGTCATCTCGTGTTACCGGGCGGACGACAGCCGATTCACTGCGACGGGGACATGCCGGCGGCGGTTGCGATGATCCGTCCCGAAACCATCCGCGTGACGGCGGCCGGAAGCGCGTCGCTTTCGGGCACTATCGACAGCGTCAGCTTCATCGGTGACAGGCAACGGCTGGTCGTCAGTGGCGCGTCCAACAGGTTGCTCACGGTCGATGCGCCGAATACGCTTCGAGCAAGGCCAGGCGAACGGATCGGACTATCGATTTCGCCGGACGCCGTCCGTCTGTTGCCGCCTGAAAACTGA
- a CDS encoding phosphodiesterase yields the protein MSSKPVLIAQISDLHIKPPGSLAYGRVDTAKALDRCVAALNEFDPAPDFVVISGDLADTPTAEEYQYLKRLLAPLKPPFAGVPGNHDSRELMRAAFPSASYAFVSGPLNQKIEVAGLDLLLLDSSVHRKPHGALEEATLQWLDEMLASSPDRPALLFLHHPPFKAGIWHMDRQNLLNAEELASIVRRHPRVQLIAAGHVHRATLTMFAGVPTTICPAPNHAVDLDLAGLREPSFKVEPPAFHLHTWFPGEGFGAVVTHQVPIGTFDGPHPFFGPDGKLL from the coding sequence ATGTCGTCAAAACCGGTTCTTATTGCGCAGATTTCCGACCTGCATATCAAGCCGCCGGGATCGCTGGCCTATGGCCGGGTCGATACCGCCAAGGCCCTCGATCGCTGCGTCGCGGCGCTGAACGAATTCGATCCGGCGCCCGATTTTGTGGTGATCTCCGGCGATCTCGCCGACACGCCGACGGCTGAGGAATATCAGTACCTCAAGCGGCTGCTGGCGCCGCTCAAACCTCCGTTCGCCGGTGTTCCGGGCAATCACGATTCTCGCGAACTGATGCGTGCCGCCTTTCCTTCCGCTTCGTATGCCTTCGTGTCCGGGCCGCTCAATCAAAAGATCGAGGTCGCCGGGCTCGATCTGCTGTTGCTGGATTCAAGCGTGCATCGAAAGCCGCATGGCGCGCTTGAGGAGGCTACGTTGCAATGGTTGGATGAGATGTTGGCTTCGTCGCCCGACCGGCCGGCGCTGCTGTTCTTGCACCATCCGCCGTTCAAGGCGGGCATTTGGCACATGGACCGCCAGAACCTCCTCAACGCAGAAGAACTCGCGTCCATCGTGCGCCGTCATCCGCGCGTGCAATTGATCGCAGCCGGGCATGTCCATCGCGCAACACTGACCATGTTTGCGGGCGTGCCGACCACCATTTGCCCAGCCCCGAATCATGCGGTCGATCTCGACCTCGCTGGGCTGCGCGAACCTTCGTTCAAGGTCGAGCCACCGGCTTTCCATCTCCATACATGGTTTCCAGGCGAGGGGTTCGGCGCCGTCGTTACCCATCAAGTCCCGATCGGCACCTTCGACGGCCCGCATCCGTTTTTTGGGCCGGACGGAAAGTTGCTGTAA
- a CDS encoding tripartite tricarboxylate transporter substrate-binding protein produces the protein MRLIHVLIPAFALLSSHQAVAQASYPDRPIKMIVPLAAASAVDVAARIVTQKMADNMGQQIVILNQPGASGLIGAEAVARAESDGYTIGGFNDSIMTMVPNLQSKMRWDILRDFEPVSLVATVEWGLIANNQASFRSAADLIAAAKASPGKIDYGSGGPGSPQHLAMAMFASAAGISLTHVPYKGATQAATDIAAGQIPVGFQGLGTVATLVRGGQLRLIGVTTEKRLSQFPDVPTVSESGLPGFFFNSWFAILAPAGTPKAVITRLNAEVLKAVGDGDVRRKLEEMGFAVRGSSAEELRAMTRDQLAKYERVIKETGIAKE, from the coding sequence ATGCGCCTGATCCATGTTCTGATTCCGGCGTTCGCGCTGCTCTCGAGCCATCAGGCGGTTGCGCAGGCGAGCTATCCGGACCGGCCCATCAAGATGATCGTGCCGCTGGCCGCGGCAAGTGCGGTCGATGTCGCCGCGCGGATCGTCACCCAGAAGATGGCTGACAATATGGGCCAGCAGATCGTGATCCTGAACCAGCCGGGCGCGTCAGGGCTGATCGGGGCGGAGGCCGTCGCCCGCGCCGAATCGGACGGCTACACGATTGGCGGCTTCAACGACAGTATCATGACGATGGTGCCGAACCTGCAGTCCAAGATGCGCTGGGACATCCTCAGGGATTTCGAGCCGGTGTCGCTGGTTGCGACGGTGGAGTGGGGGTTGATTGCCAACAATCAGGCCAGCTTCAGGAGCGCAGCAGACTTGATCGCGGCCGCGAAGGCGTCACCCGGCAAGATCGACTATGGCTCTGGCGGGCCGGGAAGCCCGCAGCATCTGGCGATGGCGATGTTCGCGTCGGCTGCCGGCATATCGCTGACGCATGTGCCCTACAAGGGCGCCACCCAAGCTGCGACCGACATTGCCGCCGGCCAGATTCCCGTCGGTTTCCAGGGCCTGGGCACGGTCGCAACGCTCGTGCGTGGCGGTCAACTCAGGCTGATCGGGGTCACCACCGAGAAGAGATTGTCGCAATTCCCCGATGTGCCGACCGTTTCGGAGTCCGGCCTGCCCGGCTTCTTCTTCAACTCATGGTTCGCGATTCTTGCCCCCGCCGGTACCCCGAAGGCTGTCATTACCCGCCTGAATGCCGAGGTGCTGAAGGCCGTCGGCGATGGCGATGTGCGCCGCAAGCTTGAAGAGATGGGTTTCGCCGTGCGCGGCAGTTCAGCGGAGGAGCTGCGCGCCATGACGCGCGATCAGCTCGCGAAGTATGAGCGCGTGATCAAGGAAACGGGAATCGCCAAGGAATAG